The genomic DNA AGGGTGTTAGAAAAATGATGGGTTTAAAGTCAAGACATCTGGGTTCAATGCCTTCTCTTGCCActtactttgtttttaattcttcgtCTCCACTACCAATAAATTAAGGAACGTTACTAATAAAGGTTTGTAAATTAGCTAAGACACTCACACATTGGGACTGAGGGTACTACAGATATACAGGCTGGATAATTCTTAATGGGCAAACGTAGTTTACCATTATTATTCAGCTCCACAACCAAAGTGCTTGGATTTTTGCAGCCTTACCTTTGCATTCTGGCAATGGGTCAGTCCACCCAACAGTGTTTCCCACTACAGAACAGAAACTAGAACTTGCACCAACTAATCTGTACCTGAAgtaatgaggggagaaaaaaagttaagTTCTATTCATACATATTTGCCTTCCTTTAAATTCTCCAGAATCtcatcttaaaatatttactacaccACCATAGGGAGACAAAACAATAGATGATAAAAATTCGTATGGCCacttaaagaaaaagcaaaacaattaataaaagctacTACCTAAAGAATAAAGAAGTATAAGACATGTTTTATTGGGGTGGGGCACATGTTAGGAAATACTGAAGGgttctaaaacatttaaaaaggataCAGATGCTCGAATGCTTTATATTTCTGAGTTCTAAAAGATCAATACAGTCTTCAAAGAATAATAGGAAATACTGATATTTAAAGGGTTCAAAGTACTCCCAGATTTTATGTGATATTAATGATCCAAACATCTGTGTTTAGTGCAGGGGATATAGtgatattgatatttttattgtataaAGACCAGgcatacacacacattaaaatatcataattcaatttgcatattttaaatgagaaaatgaatataaagttCTCAGCAGTGTCTGTAACACTGATGATACTTTATGAGTTTGTTTCCCCTACATAATGAACTCAGAAAACACAATAGGTCAGAATGATATTTTCACAGTAGGAATAAACATTTTAACCCATGATATTTTATTataggttgttagcatatagaaaaAGCCATATGCAAATTCATTATTTAGGTAAAGATTGGTTTCATATTTAACACTTGGAGAAGTTAATTTCCATAAGTATCAACATATCAGAAGTTTCTTCCTTTACTAACCACATGTAAAATTTTATCATGAATCCCATATGTACTGAAATTTAAGAAGTGAGAGATTTTGGGGTCACAAGGAATCTTTCCTTCTTGCCCGATTTTACTACATTTAACTGTGGTGGGCTAATGATGAAAGATCCTTGAGCAGAGGGGGTGTTTTATAGCTACTAACTTGTAAACACCAGCCACAAATCTAAAATTGCCCATCTTATATCtaatttgtttttacatttgttAAATACAGAGTGTACAATATGCCAAACCTTACCCTGTGTTACATGAGAAGAAGATAGATGCACCAAATAATATGTCGGTTGTTATCCTGACATGACCATCTTTTATTTCTCCAGGATTAGGACATGACTTTTCTAGAAGAGAACACAAATTgagtttttttcattaaaatatcagGCACATCTATGACAATTCATCATCTGAACCATTGGTATTTCTTACCCTTAAATTTTTGTAACCCTTCCTTCATTTTGTAAGTGTCAAAAAAGCCACATATTCTGAATATATTCTTATTTGTCTTAGGTAACCATAAACTAGTTAAATGTGAAATCTGTGAGTAAATTAATATCCCCATCTTACAAGTATTTAGTGTgcctaatttaaaataaaatgattccaATGGCTCTTTTAAGAATCATtctaaataataatagctacacAGAGACTTCCAGCATGAGGAAATACTATTTCCTCAAACACTATAtgaataaaaatactttaaaatcatACTTACTTTTACAAAATTCATCTGCTTTGGACCATGTAAAATTTGCAAGGCAAGTTAGTTTTCCTGACAGAGAAGGGTCCCTTTTGTAGCCCATACGACACTCATATTCCACCGTGGAACCTTCTGGAAAATAATTCTGTTCGCTATAAGGTTTTTTGAGAGACGCAAAAAGTAGCCTTGTTGGAACATCACAGCTACCTGAAAAGTATTAAcaaaagcaacaacaacaaaagcagtATCGCTTTATTTTATAATCTATGTTTAATTATCTGGAACTATCTGCTCCTCACCTCATCCCTTTGTCTGTACTTCTGTGCACATATTTGGCATTTAGCTATATTAATATCACTATGGCATTTACAGTGTATCAagcatatgcacatatatactttcatttcctcattactggaggcctgtgaagtagattTGGTCCAGACATGTCACTATGCCCACAGCTCAGAAAATAGAACCCACTGAAGTTGCCCAGCACAGCTCTGGCACTGACTCAGTAAGTGCCAATTCCCTTACCCTGCCCCATGTGATACTGAGGTAGATGAGAACCAGTACTCCAGGTGCTAATGGCctgaacaacaataataatagtaataataattgctAACATATATCGAAAACTTCTAAATGTTTTACACATAtaaactcatttaatccccaGAACACCATGGAGACAAGGATCAGATGAGACAGTAGTTTACATAAAAGGATTTACAAACTGTAATATCTGGGCAAATGTGACATCACCGAGGCATAGTATAGTGGAAGGGTCATCGGATCTAAGAGTCACAGGACTCAAGTCTGAACCCTGCTTCTCCTGCCTAAGAGCTGAAGATCTCCAGGAAGTGATTTAACTTCTGGGGACCCCTTCCCTcgactgtaaaatggggataagagtTCCTACTCATTCCATGAAGTTGTCTGGAGCATTAGATGAAGGCATCTATGTAGAAGACTTATGAACTCTGAAATATGATACATGTGCAAAGGCTTATGTACTTCAACCTACTGCCTTCTACCATAGAAAAAAgatagataaaaacaaaaaatttaagctAATTTCACACTTGGTTTCAAAAAATCCTTGTGGCCATTTCTATAGTTACTGTAGCTTCCTTTGCTCCAAGTTGGTCAAAGACAGGAATTGAGTCTTAtctttatctttctttatatGTCAAGGCTAATACAGGACTGTGCCTGTAATGATAGGTTCTGACCTAAATATAGAGAACTTTTTTAAATACCACTACAGAGTTGTATTTAGTAAGTCTTACTTTacaaaatgaaatttaagaaaacaaagcatCTATGTTATGTGTCTCAAGGTAATTGCtaaacatatgcatatataatttgCTCCCTAAACAATACctactgtttattttctcgatTCGTTGAGGAGGTACAgtgttaggggaaaaaaaaacaaaacaactgttaATGAAGCAGCAGGACCTATTCCGGAAAGTAATGCCATCAATTAGCTGGAGTGTGAAGTGCCAACAGGTACACCCTGGGGCTTAATAAAGCTAGAAAACTATCAATTACCAGTCACGCTGAAGATGGATAAAATTAACAAGATGCATTCCATTGCCATAccttttctaaaaagaaatgaagaacttACGATTACAAAATTCTGCAACCGGTGACCACTTATTGTCGCTAAGACAGACCGCGGAATCTGCCTTGCCAGGAATTTTTACAAAGCCTTTATTACATTTGTATGTTACCGTGCTTTGCTCAGGAAAACTTGTGTGACCTCCCAAAGTCGGTTGGGCATTAGGTACATCTGGGGGAAGGCTGCAGTCACCTATGGGGGAAAACACAGAGCTGAAGGAAATACCACTTTTCAGTTCATAGCAACGTGCCTTTCCCAAGGGGAGTAAAGGAAACAGCAGTGGTTTCTGCTGCACATGTAACCATTTCCATCCAGGGCTGAACTGACATGCTGAGCATTTGCCATGCTTCCTGTCTTATCAATTAATTCAAGACTAAAGCAAGTTGAGAATCAACCCCTCCCcttcactattttaaaaaaaaagtggtttagAATTTATCTCCATACAGATGTTGTTGCTGGGCACACAGTAAAGACGGGTGCCCCCTAGGATCGTTGCAGCTGGAGGAGATGGCGCGCAAATCTGTCGTGCTGGGTGCTGTACTCACTGGACTCTGCTCAGAAGCGAGAGCAGCCCTGTGGCCTGCCACCCTTAAAGAGACTGCAGGGGCTTGAAAATCCTCGCTATCCGAGCCCTGCCCTTCGGCTTCCCGCGGTTGGCTGCCCCGCGCCCTCAGCCGGTGCTTCCTCCGCCCTGCACGCCTCACCCCTAAAGCTACGCCAGCTGCCGGCTCGAGCAGCAAGATCGCCAATTGCTAGCGAGCCGCGGGGATCCTCTTCCTGTCCCAAGGGATCGTGCCAGTCGGGGCTTTGCGCCTTCAAGGTGGGGAGTTACGGGAACCATTACCGAAGCCCACATTCCTCACCTCCCCGGGGCCCCAGACTCCTCGGTGGTCATGGAAGTCAAGGGACCCAGCCCCTCCCGCCCAGCCTCGGGGTTTGCCCAGCGCGGCGGGGTCCCCCCGCCCCGACTCACCCCTCGCAGCCGGGGGGCACAGCAGCAGCAGGGTCAGGCCGCCCAGGAGGCGCGGCACTCCGGGGGCGCTCGGCCGCGCAGGACGCATGGCCGCGGGGACGGGGACCGGCGCAGGGGCTGCGCGGCCTCGGCAGCGAGACGAAGCTGGTCCCAGCCAGGAGCGAGCCGTACGTAGCAGCGGCGCCTGGAAGTGCTGCACGTCGAGTTAAATTAGCGCCTTGGGCGGGGCTCGGGCACTAAATCACCAAAGGGTGGGGCGAACAGCCAGGCGGTAAAGGGGTTTGCTCGCCCCAGGTGCTGGGCGGGGAAGGGCAGAGGCTCCGGCGTCCCTGGCCTCGGGGGACCCTGGACCAGGAGAGAGGGGTCCCGGGCGGGAAGAGGAGCTCTCGGGAGCCAGGCTCTgcgtctcttttctttttctttgctaggGTGGGGCCTGCGACGAGCCCATCTGTAAATGTAAATATCTGCtttctaagtaaaaaaaaaaaaaaactaggggGAACGGAGGAGAGGACGGTGGTTCAAGTGCAACAGGCCTCGGCTTCCCAGGAGCCTGAATCGGTTTAACGGAGAGGGAGCGCGCGAGGGCGGCGGGTGCGGGGCGCTCCCGGGGGAAACGGTGCCTCTGCGGGCCGGGGTCCTTCCGCCGGGTGGTCCGCCCATGCCCACGAGACGGGGACAGCTGCGCGGTGTTGTCTCCGAGCACAACTGCAAGTTGGGAAACGGCTCCAGAAAACAGATGCCGCAAGACAGCAGGGAGTTACCATTTTCGTGCCTTGATTGGGTGGGAATCACTTCCTGCGCCAGGATTCTCCTGTTCCACCAAGGACACTTCATGAATTCCACTTGGGGACTATTCTAGTTACCCTCCCGCTAAGTAGGCCGTGTGTGTTGGGCGCGGGGGAGAAAAAATCAAACCAAAACCCCAATGCCAGAAAGCTAAATTTTAAGAGGAAGGTTTGTTGGAAGACCTTAAGCATTCGCCAGTGGTTTGCGAGGCTTGCCACACATTAGAATCACgtgggagctttttaaaaaatctagatgTTCAAGCTACATCTCAGACAAGTTGAATTAGAAATCTCGGGGGATGGGCCTGGGGCACCAGGATTATTTAAAGCGCTCCCGGTAATTCCACTGTTTAGCCAGGTTGAGAAGCACAGATCTTTGTGGTGCCCGTCAGAGTAAGCAGGTCACAGAGCCTGGCGGCACAGTGCTTGTCAATTAGAAAGGCCAGCGACTCATCCTCATGGGGAGTAACTACAAGACCGTGTGTTTTCCTTTAGGAATTTACCTGGGTCTGGTTAGCAGGTCCTAGCCTAGGTTTCCTATCTGCTCCAGCCCCTTACCTGGTTAAGTGAAATCCCTGACTTTAATTATGCCTTGGTCCATGGACAAGTTGTGGGGGGATTTGTGGCATCCTGTCATGAaattcttctctaaatgttttctGTTCGCTCTTTGTTGGTTAGTATGACTGTTTTAAGGAGGAAAACAAGTTTGGGACAGTAGTGTTTTCTCTAACTCACGCTTACTGTTCTGAACTGAATGAACCCCATTGTGACCCAGCACTGGAGCGTATCACATGGGGATTCCAGGAAAAGGACTCCTATAGGCTTTCATTGCAACCTACCAGTATTAAAACATTCTAGAGTTTGGAGGTTGGGAggagggcttttaaaatcatctaGTGTGACTTACATATTGATATTAAAACACTTTACTTTTACTCCCATATTTGATATAAAAACGCAATATACATCAGGGCTCAGTAGTGCTTTAGAAGTGACaccagatttccatttattttccctAAGAACCTCCCAAGACCTGAAGCACCCCTTCCTTCTGCCGTTACTGGCAGATTGTCTGCTTTCCCCCTGAGCTCACAGAACCAGCGTGAAAGGCAAGGTGACATTgtaaaaaaaactgaaatcaagGCCAGTTCTGGAACAGAAGACTTAAGTTTGAGGCCTGTTAAGACCTCCTTtagtgtttattaaataaatgtcatTGCATTTTATCCAGAGAAAACAATGAGCTCTGTGGAGTGTCAAAAAAAATTATCTCTATCACCCAGCTTAGCTACACTAAATGCTGTAAGCCTTCACCTTCCAAAGTACTTCGTTCttgataactttttttttaagaaaaggaacaTTTACGAGAAATAACCGGGTGGACTCTTTAGTAATCCTTATACCACCCAAAAGAATTTCAACACTCTaagggcaaaagaaaaaaaaaatccactattCACTTACTCAATTTAGAAAAAGGATCTATGATGTTATAAAAACCTATgcattattaagaaaaataaaatatgcaaatttaTAACTTAATAaggactattttaaataatgtcctCAGTTTGTTGTGTTCTAGTCACTTCATAAACATTACACTATTTCACCAACACCATTCAGGAAGTGCAAATAATTGTCCACATTTTATAGTGAGGAAACAAGCTGAGAAGCTAAATAATTTACCCAAGTCAATGCAGCCAGTTAAGTGACCAGGCCAGAATCTAAATCTTGTTTGTCTGATTCCAAAACCCGTACTTACCTCTTCTATTCTATCAGATTATGTTCTTTTTATTGGAATCAACCAGCAAAGATTTCTTCTGTGTAGGAGACACTGAATTAGGTATTTGGGGTGATGATTTGGGAACCTGGCTGCTTCTGGGGTCAACAGGAGACCCAAGTCTTCATACTTGATCTACTGACAACTAGCTATGGGTCAGCTGAGTCAATCTACCCTCAGGGCCTCATTTCCACATTGATTAAGAAAGTCTGAGACTGAAATAGTCTCTATAGAGCTTTCCAACATCATAATGGCATTgagcttttatatttttcttgtgcTTATTTTGGTTAttccagttattttctttcataaaatatCTTCAGGTAATGGAAGCAATAGGTGGGGAGGCATCTAGGTCTAAGTGGATAATGATATCATTCTTTGCGGTAAAGCAGGTTGAAATAGATAAAAAGGTGATGAATATGAAAATGAGCTCACTTCCATATATTCTCCAGATAAACTCAAAATCATCTTACATAGGTCTtttattctggaaaattctcTCATTTCTACCTATCAAATTTCTAATCTTGGTATAGAGGTCAGGGCAGGTTTACCTAGACTATGAATTAAGAGAGAGAAATGGCCAAATTTTGAATGATGCTTTCAGTACTCATCTTACTTAATATATCTGcagtatttatttaatgttattaaatTCCAGGGTCATAAAAAAGGTAGACTGATAAATacaatttaacaaacatttatgcaGTGCTTACAGTGTGCATGCTATTGTCCTAGAGTGTAAAGGATTCAAAGATAAATTAGATATTATACTTgccttcagtaaattcaaatccCCCTGAGATTTTGGCTTGTGCTTCAATCAGCCCGTATGTGGCACAAGAGACGAAGAACATACCCATAAGGAGAGGCCACATGCTTTGAAACACAAGGACTGATGTATAGGAGGGGGAAAGAAAGGATATCTCAGAAGTCTTAGAGGAGGTAGAAAGAGATGGAGACCTTGAGGAAAGAGTAGTATTTTTCAACAGTAATTGCACTTATTGTTTGAGATAAATTGCCTTCTTTATAGCAGACTATTTGGCTTTATATGAGGAAGTGAAATTTATCCTAAGTAAATGCCCATCGTTTGGGTAAATAGCTTTTATTTGAAAACTGAAAGATAAGTGGTAGGAAAATATTTACCTACTAATGAATACTTCTGAGAAATATCAAGGGAATGTTTAACTTCAATTATGCACCAACAAATATAAGGTAACACGTGTTGTGGAAGGAATTTTGAAACCACTCTGACCTGGGTTGGAGTCTTGGCTTTGTCATCTGTATTCTTAGGTCCAATCATTTTCTCCTCTGAACGTCTGTTTTCTCATAAGAAAATGGATGTATTAATAGTTCCCTCGGGGCATTGCTGAGATGGTTAAGCAGCAAGGTTAGGTCTCAAACTATGAGTAACGAATGCATGGTCCTTAAATAAACATTTCTGTCTTCCCTTCTCATCCTTGTGCAATTCTAATGAGCTGAGATTGTAATTCTGCTTCTTAATTTGCAAGATCGTAAAGCAAGACAAACATAATGCAGATGGGATACAGAGGAGGTTGGAAAAGAGGACAATGTTTAAACAGATCTCTGAAAATGACCTAATATTTGCCAAAGAACAAATTCTGTTGggtggggaaagaaaaagagaacagctGAATGATCTCAACACACACAGCATTTCTTTTGGAAGTTTTATATTTCTCTCAaggatttttcagtttctatatCATGGATTACCCTTTTTTTATAGGTTACCTGAAACATGGGAAAACCCAGGTATATGAAGTATTCATTCCTGTCAGTCACCGCTatcaattattattaatattcattGAGTATTTACTGTGGGCCGAGCAACATATCAAATGCTTTTGTATACagtatctcatttttttccttcacaaaAACCCTACAAGGGAGGTACTATTATCACACCTGTTTCGTAAGTGAGGAATTTGTGGCACAGAGCAGTTGAACACTAGACCACGCAGAAAGCACAGGAGCAATGGAATCAGCATTTGAGACAAGGCAGTTTGCCTCACAGACTTGCCCACTTAGTTGCTGTGCTGTTATCTCccatcacactcacacacacacagccccccacacataccacacacatgcatactcgaaaccatgcatatacatacactactccccatcccccaccccctgccacacacacataaattacCTGGCACACCCGCCACCACCTCCACTTGGCAAAAATTCACTGCTACCTCAGGAAATTCAGGCTTGGCAGAGAAATATTGGCTCAAGTAAGTCAAGCATTATACTTCCGTTTGGCGGCTGAGCCCTTCTTCACacacacagggaagtcagaggcAGGGCAGGATGCCATCATGTCAGGTGCAAGTGCCGCATGGTATTAGGCCACTTTTTCTAGGAGCTGCTAAATCTGTACCTAGAGAAAAGAACTACTGTCTCATGCAGTACAGACACCTTGGTCCAGTGGGTACCTGGAGAATCAACTTCCCTTATAAGAAATAGGAGTCTGCCCGTTTGTTTCCATTCACTTTGTCCAAAACCCACTTCACTTATTCTGCAAAGAACAGTGGCCCTCATCTGCAGCTGCCTGACAAAGGTACctcagtaaaaatattttgttttcctttggccTTTTAAAATTAGCTGGGAATAATTCTAGGCCGAGGTAATATGAAATAGCCCGATTCCTTGGATGTGAAGAACTGACAGACACATGGGGTACTTTGGGGGCCTggaggttctgggtctgatgctgTGAGCAGGGAGCTTTCCtagaggaggtgacatctgagctgggTAACTGTGGGGTTAAGATCCTAAGCCAGCTCCACCCTCACAAGCCCTGTGGTTTGGGATGTGTTACTTAACTTCCCTAAACATCAGTTGCCTCACCTACAGCAAGGGTGGTAATATTTGGCTCACAGTTTGGTATCCTTGGGCTTTCCGGAAATTGcactgtccttttctctttccactaTCCTCTCCTTCCCATTTATTGTCTGTATGCTGATGTGGGGGACCCTAAGCTCACTCTGTGGGCCTCTGAATTTCTGTGTACTCTCTCCCTCAGTTACCTCAGGGTCAGCCTCCTCTCACCCATCCTCTGCCTCGTTCTTGCCTATGCGTCATCTCATGCTGTATGTCTCCATGCAGACACCCTGCCTAGGCAGTTTATGTTCCACACGCCTCCAGCCAAATTTGCTATTTCTTCCCTCAAGCACCTCTTGACTTTGACATGGATAGTTCTTTTACACAGGGCCCCTGGTCTCACAGACACCAAACCTCTGAGTCATCTTTCGCacttgttttcttgtttctttatctaatCAGTCCCCATATTCTGTGGGTTCTTTCTGAACCTCCTTTGGTCAGAATAGGCCAGGACATTCAAATGGCTATAATAATTGTACGAGAGGTTTTTCTTTTGGAGTCACAAGACTATTTCCCAAGTATCAATTCgttaacttt from Manis pentadactyla isolate mManPen7 chromosome 9, mManPen7.hap1, whole genome shotgun sequence includes the following:
- the CD55 gene encoding complement decay-accelerating factor isoform X12, producing MRPARPSAPGVPRLLGGLTLLLLCPPAARGDCSLPPDVPNAQPTLGGHTSFPEQSTVTYKCNKGFVKIPGKADSAVCLSDNKWSPVAEFCNRSCDVPTRLLFASLKKPYSEQNYFPEGSTVEYECRMGYKRDPSLSGKLTCLANFTWSKADEFCKKKSCPNPGEIKDGHVRITTDILFGASIFFSCNTGYRLVGASSSFCSVVGNTVGWTDPLPECKEISCPEPPEIDNGVIQEPQNIYIYRHSITYKCAKGFTLIGDKSISCTVKDDQGVWSGPPPECKGSSFISKVTPAVQKTTIVSAAPTKSPPTPQKLTTVNVPATQRPAVSRTTTRFHATSTSKGRGTAPSGATIITFDVLSSPAGVKR
- the CD55 gene encoding complement decay-accelerating factor isoform X10 is translated as MRPARPSAPGVPRLLGGLTLLLLCPPAARGDCSLPPDVPNAQPTLGGHTSFPEQSTVTYKCNKGFVKIPGKADSAVCLSDNKWSPVAEFCNRSCDVPTRLLFASLKKPYSEQNYFPEGSTVEYECRMGYKRDPSLSGKLTCLANFTWSKADEFCKKKSCPNPGEIKDGHVRITTDILFGASIFFSCNTGYRLVGASSSFCSVVGNTVGWTDPLPECKEISCPEPPEIDNGVIQEPQNIYIYRHSITYKCAKGFTLIGDKSISCTVKDDQGVWSGPPPECKGSSFISKVTPAVQKTTIVSAAPTKSPPTPQKLTTVNVPATQRPAVSRTTTRFHATSTSKGRGTAPSGATIITFVNLSGAETHWQDNPVFMKLNSPKMFSLPLLVLSVNLKDKINGTTDQDSNKVLIRAIKEEIFFPTSRNTLL
- the CD55 gene encoding complement decay-accelerating factor isoform X13 codes for the protein MRPARPSAPGVPRLLGGLTLLLLCPPAARGDCSLPPDVPNAQPTLGGHTSFPEQSTVTYKCNKGFVKIPGKADSAVCLSDNKWSPVAEFCNRSCDVPTRLLFASLKKPYSEQNYFPEGSTVEYECRMGYKRDPSLSGKLTCLANFTWSKADEFCKKKSCPNPGEIKDGHVRITTDILFGASIFFSCNTGYRLVGASSSFCSVVGNTVGWTDPLPECKEISCPEPPEIDNGVIQEPQNIYIYRHSITYKCAKGFTLIGDKSISCTVKDDQGVWSGPPPECKGSSFISKVTPAVQKTTIVSAAPTKSPPTPQKLTTVNVPATQRPAVSRTTTRFHATSTSKGRGTAPSGATIITFGP
- the CD55 gene encoding complement decay-accelerating factor isoform X11, yielding MRPARPSAPGVPRLLGGLTLLLLCPPAARGDCSLPPDVPNAQPTLGGHTSFPEQSTVTYKCNKGFVKIPGKADSAVCLSDNKWSPVAEFCNRSCDVPTRLLFASLKKPYSEQNYFPEGSTVEYECRMGYKRDPSLSGKLTCLANFTWSKADEFCKKKSCPNPGEIKDGHVRITTDILFGASIFFSCNTGYRLVGASSSFCSVVGNTVGWTDPLPECKEISCPEPPEIDNGVIQEPQNIYIYRHSITYKCAKGFTLIGDKSISCTVKDDQGVWSGPPPECKGSSFISKVTPAVQKTTIVSAAPTKSPPTPQKLTTVNVPATQRPAVSRTTTRFHATSTSKGRGTAPSGATIITFGHTCTILTVLLVMLVNLG